The DNA region ttatttatttataaaacccCTACgcggtaaaaataaataaaaattgctaGATTTTGATTCTGCCTTCTGAAAAAGGAAGTGCACATTagcatattaattaaatattttcttccttctattttatttgatattaaacTCACTAATAGCGTGATTGGAACCCTccaaaaacaatatatatatatatatatatatatatatatatatatatatatttgattaaaaatgttgaaataatatatatatttttatatttattatttcaaaattagaataCAAATAAGTTGTTacatccaaataaaaaataattataaataaaagtataaagatGTTAATAGCATGTGAGActcattctaaatttttaaataatgtaaatttgtacagtaatatatatgaaaattaaactaaaaaaattaatgagattTCCAAATGTAGTGGGACATTATAAAGTCCGCTTACTACTAGAGTGAGTTAAGAACAAAAGAAGAATATACTCTTCAAGATGCTATAATACAAAATATCCATATTCCACATTTATCCAAGTATCTTTAAGAGTTAAGGACACTAGCCACAAGTATCAACATGTGTGACTAATGAGTGCGTGGATTGTGCAACAAATATATGAACATATGACAAGATGGTAGAAGCCTGGTCTCTCCTTTCTGCTGGCAGATTAAGGTGTGGCCCAGTTTTTGGTCTATTGTTGCTATTTCTTTTCTGCTTTTAGGGGCTTATCCTAGCCTTAGActtgatatttgtttttctaAGAATTGGGCTTTGATCCCTCTTAGGCCAGTCAGTCCAAATTAGGGCTATTGCTTCATACACTTCCAGTTATTTCCTGCACAACTTTTTTATCTTATGAAATAGTCAatccaaaatgtaaaattatattatggtATATTTAACAACACTAAGTTAGTACTAATATATTTGTTAGAAAGAATTTGTTAATCCCATTAGACTTAGTATTTAACAAGCATTTTAATTTGTGTGTTGCTTAGGATAAgtgtttcttttaaatttattatataattaaaatttataataaataaatacctttaaacatgtaaattatattttaaattcacaATAAATAACCATTGGCAAATCCGTGAAAAACAGGCTATTGAAATTTAATCAAgacataaagataaaaaagtgtTAGATTAAAAgggtagaaaataaaaaaaatatagaatatacAAATAAGGATAAGAGGAAGATAATTTGAGACAACTGAGAGATTTTCTTAACAAATTGTAGGGGCAGTGTGTGGAATGCACATTTAGAGaagagaataaagaaaatattgagaATATCTAattaagagaatgaaaaaaaaagaataacactCTCTAAGTTGtctattctaatttatattataggaataaataaataataaaaaagtccAATTAAATTAATTCCTAATAAAATTTAGCATATCAATCAACATCATCTTgcgttttttcttgttttttttttcttaattaaattgtaTATGCCTATCCATCTTTACATCTTTACAGATGATTGTCAGCTTTTACGAGGTGGGTATGTAAGAGCCGTAGTTTTCGGCTTTGCCCATTTAACATACAACCTAggctaataatttattaattgttagtctcttttaaaaaaattattattgttaatcattttaattcaattaacacttattttttttctaagctaATTGATTATATTCCGGTtttattcttcatcttcttacccttcctttttcctttaatttccCTCGAAATCCTAAACACACTCTCTTAACTGTAAATATCACGCCCTATAAAGACAAGGATATACAATTATTTTGACATTatagttggaaataaattttgctacaacaatcaaacatataaaatactATTAAGCAAGTatcattatttccaataaagtATTCCCTGCAGAAATTTTGCTCCAGAGAGAATTAATCAAACAGGATGTCAAGCAGAACATACATATACAGTGTGTGGGTTCTCGGTAGGACTAAACCCCATTGGCCATTGGATGGTGAAATGCCAAAAAGTATGACTTAATTTGTTGCACTGAAAGAAAGGCATGTGCATATATGTCGTTtggaatatattaattatattatatatagagaTGTCTATGAAGAGGACGACGTAGTTGTGAGGAGAACCATGTCTTCTTTTCAAATGGGTAGTAAAGACAATTCTCATATATGGCTCCACCGAGCAACTACCATATCTTTATTCCTTGCTAGCCCTAGCTTTTGACAAAAGCGATGCCAATAATGGTTATATGCAAAATTAGAAAGTAACCTAACCAACCCCACACTTGTAACGTATTTATTGATTAATACAACATTACGTGCGATTTTCTGTTTTACTTGTGCATGCATGACGAGAAAATAACCACCTTAGTTCAAGTTCAACTCAGACACGTACTTGTTGCTTTCATCCATATATATCTCATTGCATGCATGCTGGCTGCAACCTATACATGAGGTGTCAGTGGAGGAAATGTTATTCTTCACAACGAAAATGCCACATATATGtcattcattttaatatattttgaggaATAATATCCAATGTTTTGCATaaacttaaaattttcttattttgatttgactTGTGTATAAACTTTACCCCACTAATTGTGGATCATATTGCCACATtggatgattaattaaagaacAAAATGGATCGCACTAATTTGGTTGATTTTTGGGCTGTAATTTATTCAAGTTCTCAGGATCGTTATCTCGAAGAACGAAATGCTTGACATTAATATCAATATGTTCATGCATTAGGCGAATCCCTGTGTTCTCTTCTCAAAGCTTGAGGTGGTAAACTACTGTTTTTAATGCCTGGCTATGTGCTCGTGGAtagtcttacttttttttataagcaaaatttGATTATTGAAAATACTTAAATTGTACGCAAGTTGTGCCCAGTGCCCAATTAATTTAAGACTTTACATTACATCAAATTCTCCTATTCCAACAATAAGTAGTCCTAAAGTTGTGCTCTGTCTTTTCcatcttttcaattttatttgcatgttagtttaatttattttaaaataatatcttttttgtcaatttcatgagagtcttaaaaaaaattcttgaaaattattcattttcagACATGTTAGTTTAGACTGTTTTTCCTAAAGTGGCGTATATATGTTGTTTTCCAAATCTTAGCTCGATCATCTATAGCTGAATAGTACGAAAGTCCCAATGAAAAATTGCATTCATACAATAAATTTATACATCTTATACAacgcttattttttttttttcgtatcACATACTTATGCCATTTTCCTCCTCTTCTCTTCCTGTTTCTCTCTTATTTGTAAATAGAagttgtataattttattttataaatataatttctcgGCACAAATCACATGGGTGGGACAGATAAAGGGAATCATGAGAATCACCTTGTCTTTAACCACACATACCTCCCAGGACCAAATTAATCTCCTCTACCAATTAAAGCAGTCAAGTGAAGTTTCAAAATCGATTAGTTTTGCATATCTTTAAAGTATAGTTGTGAAACTTGATTTGGTCTGATTAGTTAATTTTGCATATCTTTAAAGTATAGTTATGAAACCTGATTCAATCCGATCAATTGAACTGGTCTGATCATGATCTAATATCTTAATCGGATTGGTTTCactattgaattaattatgcaatTGACTTAAGATGACCTATCCGATTAGGTATTGGATCCCGGTTGAGCATATCTCATtggttttacaaaaaaaaaatcattttgaacTCTTATTagtattaattgttattttagatttttgggtatgaatgaacttttcttactcaaataatattaattatatacttatatataatagatacatatataattttaaattttcaatatataacAAGTCAAACCGAATCAATTAATAACTCATCGATTAAACTATTAATTCAATACCTCGATCAGGTTGAATTCACAATCATTCTTTAAAGAGTTCATTTATAAAGGATTCAAATCTAtagtttattattctttaaagagTTCATTTATAAAGGATTCAAATCTATAGTTTATTGTAAATCGGACCTTTATTAAGGGGAGAAAATGTTTATGTGTGAATTATATTAATAACTTGCTCTAGCTAGCATGCTGCAAAATCACATATTCTAATTTCACTAAATTCAACCAACTTTATAGCAAGAAAATGCTGGATATCCCGACATATATAAACTTTGGCTAAGCCATACCAAAATGACgcgttggttttttttttttttttttatcaaaacaggAAAAAGGTTGTTTTTTATTATCagcaaaataaaacatatataaatcataGGCACAAAGGATACCTAAAACCCATACTCATGAACAGTAtcatcaaatgaaaaataaatttatttctgtATTTTCTTATTTCCATATTCATTTATAAACTTATGTCTCAAAAAATAAAACGGCTATTGGCatctctctgttttttttttaaaataaatcgtAATTCATCTCATCTAGTTGAACACTTGACATTACTCCTATAATCTACTGTATAtctcaattataaatttataataattctaaCAAAAGAGGGACATATCAACAACCACAATCTTCTTTTGTAAAGGCAACCTATGCCAATGGGATAGGGAACTTCTTGCGCATTTCCCTTCCCGGGATCTTCGACTATTAGAAAATGACACTATGTATATACACCACATGGTTGGGTCCATTATTGAAGCCCCACttttgcatcatccccttcccggTTGCATGTACTTCCTTTATGCATGATAGGTGTAATTATGATCTATGAATAATATAATCCTCAGTTTTTTTCACCCGACAAGTtactaaaactaatttaattaaaattaatgatattaattacAATGACAATAGGTGTCTCATAAGTCTcttaattatcattatctttttttaattatgatattaatatgaagttgtcttcataaaaaatgataaattttattagaaaaccTTGAGTATatacaagataaatatttttttaatataatttatttcatattcaataattaataaaaatttgaaccatagattagttaattaagaaaaatacacaattatcatttatgttaattattgttggtattattatctttttttttcttccttccttaTCAAGGAGTCTCTTTCTTAGTGTTCTATACGTATCTTCCTTTGTCTACAACTCTATATATGTAGTTTTGCCAATTACAAAACAGAGAGTCGTGTTTAAgcatttgaaatattaaaataaaatgtttcaaagaatagtatattattataatttcgtTTTGACTTATGAATAATGTTTCAAAACAGAGAgttgtgtttattattattattctttctatttggaaatATCTACTAATGGATCAGAATAGAATAGATGTCCTTCGGCTTTCCGGATAAGAGAAGCTTTATTTTGAACCTAGAACTGTCTAGATGAAAAAGTTGATGATGTATCAAGTTTCTTGAGagatttacttaattttaacaatatttCTATGAAAATTATGTCAAAAGCTAACTTTTAAttaagctatatatatatatattcaccaaaaaaatatacatatcatttataatatttcgttttttattcattactaactaaaaataatttctactGTTAGTCTGTTACACAAATATCGagatatttcatttcattttcaaaaattaaattaaagtaaatcattttaataatttattccgacatctaaattaaaatacactCATTTATCTGTCATGATTTCTGTCGCAATATTTAATACGTACCGGAAACTCCTGCCAAAACTTGAAttggaataaaataatttccataaagaagaaagtgacaaataTCCATTCCAATTCCTGTAtgatgtagttttttttttttttttttttgcaataagGACATTTTTAATATTCGATCCCAAAATTATGAGGtactgtaattttattttattcttttcaggTTTATGGTAAtctatgtatttttttcattccttttaTATAACTGTATAAATTTAGTTTTACCATATAGCTGTTTAATTCAACATATCCATGTATTATGCGTGTAAGTTTTTTAGTAACTATCTTTCAAATGTTTACTACTATTAAAATTgctattttatactaaaaaaagcTGTTTATTTATCACTGccataaatttaaatgtattcACTAGATCAGTAGATATGTttgtaaaatttaagaaattcacGCCTAGCTATATATATGTAacaaaaattttttttttataaagaatctATGCATAAGTCACTAcggaaaaaaacatatttaactgaTAGTTTTCTTTAATGACGATTTTAAATCATCTTTGAAATTAATATCgtcaaaatttaagaatttctacaataatttttaaaaaattattttagaaaaatataattttaaaatgatttttaaataaataactatcttaagataattttaacttaaaaattgtcttaaaaaagaatcattagaatatatttatttaaaatatatttaaaaaattgagaattttaaaataatttttatttgaaaatcattttaggatgtttttttttaaaaaaaattctatgaaaatttttgaaaaataactgtcttaaaatatacatttttttaaaatatataaatactaagattattttttcaaaaatcatcataaaaatcTACTTTGTAAGAAAGTTGTTCGAGTCTTAaaatgtcttttaaaaaaaaaatagactaaGATGACCCAGCCAAACCACAAGCCATCAtcttctgactctaaaaaaaaaaaaatactaagttAGCTTCCCTGAAACAAAAGAtttaagaaaggaagaaaacaaTGTGTTTTTTTGGTTATCATTACCTCAACTTTGTCATTGTTGCATATGGGAACGGTAAGGAGTTGTTGTTTCTTCCTTGTTTCATTGAGTGAGGTGTGACTCGACCGGCGAGTCAACTCGGTGAAGAAGTCTTCATCGTCGCTACTCTTAGTCCCGGTTGAACCGGAATGAACTAGTTAAGTTCCTATCGAGTCGAACTCGTAGGAAAACTCAGACGAGAACCCGAACGCAACGTCCAACTCAGTGTCATCCATGGCTCACTGGGTGAACAAAAGATTCTAACTTGAACTTGAAAGGAAAActgacatgaaaatataaattatgggAGGTGAGCCATGGCTTTTGTGGCTTCAGGTAATAGGCATCGTCCATGGGTTGGGCCTTGTGCCCTCGGAAATAAGCGGGTCATGGCGATCTGGATGGCAGAGTTAACTTTGTTAGAGGAGGCGGAGACAGAGGAAAGAGATGTTTAAATCACTCTTTGtctttgtttctctctctctcccgtTGAAGTGAAGACCTAGATGACATTCGACAGAGGAGAGAGGGAGAAGGAGAACATGAAGAAGACAACGAGCCAGAGGAGAGGAACGAGCGCCAACATTTCAAAGTTAAAATTATCCACATTTAAAGTCGATTTCGCGAGAATCATATTTGAAATGTTggtaataattacaaaattattaccGCGTTTAAAATGATGATGATTTTTGGACCATCGTTGTTAAACACATGTCTTAAAATCATGTATTTTTAGCAGTGAGTTGCGCCAAAGTATATCACGTAACTTCCTCAGTCTTTTGAAAACAATCTATTTGTCTGCAACCTAAGTAGAAACCAGCTAttgtaattaaaagtttaaCGCTGCATGATTTGAGTTCTGTTTTGTCGGCGGGGACTAgggacaaatatattttttgttagttaatttgtatatttattgGTGATATGTCTGAAGTTAAGTTAATTGGCcatgcatgtgtgtgtgtgtggtagTGAGAAGAATTGAGAAAAAGAATGTGGTCTCCAAAGTCCAACCAATACAAATCTCTAGCTCTCCCTCCCTCTCTCTTGTATCCCTTTATATGAATCTTCTCAGACACGTTTTCGAGAGCCCCTTTTTCCTTATCATAGCCTCGCAGCAGCTGATATCTCATGTTGTTCTTGTTCCTAACAAAGCAGCATTAAAAACCATGGCATCTTCACCGGACACCAGCAAAACCATAAAGCTGATGCGTTACAACAGCTACCTCCGCAGACTCAACAGCTTCAAACTCCTTAAGACATCCttcatcctcctcctcctcctctacaCCCTCTCCACCCACCACCTCCTCCTCTCCTCCGCCTTCCACGGCCCCGCATGGGAGAATCAGGTCCGCCACTCCGCCCTCCCCCGCCGCCCCCACGGCATGTCGGTGCTGGTCACCGGCGCGGCGGGCTTCGTTGGCTCCCACTGCTCCCTCTCCCTGAAGAAGCGCGGCGACGGCGTCCTCGGGCTCGACAACTTCAACTCCTACTACGACCCCTCCCTAAAACGCGCACGCCAGCACCTCCTCGCCAAACACCAAATCCTCATCATCGAAGCCGACCTAAACGACGCCCCGTTGCTCGCCAAGATCTTCGACGTCGTTTCGTTCTCCCACGTCCTCCACCTCGCAGCACAAGCGGGCGTCCGCTACGCCATGCAGAACCCCCACTCCTACGTGGCATCCAACATCGCCGGATTCGTAACTCTTCTAGAAGCTTCCAAAAACGCTAACCCCCAGCCCGCCATCGTTTGGGCCTCCTCGAGTTCCGTCTATGGGCTCAATGACGAAAGCCCATTCTCCGAACTCCACCGTACGGACCAGCCTGCGAGCCTCTACGCGGCAACTAAAAAAGCCGGCGAAGCAATCGCGCACACCTATAATCATATCTATGGACTCTCCCTCACCGGATTGCGCTTCTTCACTGTTTATGGGCCCTGGGGAAGGCCCGACATGGCTTACTTTTTCTTCACTAAGTCCATTCTCCAGAGAAAGCCCATTGACGTGTACCAGACGCATGACGAGAGAGAAGTCGCGCGTGACTTCACTTACATCGACGACGTCGTCAAGGGCTGCCTCGGTGCCCTCGACACGGCGGAGAAGAGCACCGGCGGCGTCGTAGGGAAGAAGCGCGGCCCCGCGCAGCTGAGAGTTTACAATCTCGGTAACACATCGCCGGTGCCGGTGGGTAAACTTGTTTCCGTGTTGGAGACGTTGCTCGGGGTAAAGGCGAAGAAGCACGTgatcaaaatgcctcgaaacgGCGACGTTCCGTTCACGCATGCTAACGTGAGCTTGGCGTGGAGGGACTTGGGGTACAAGCCCACCACGGATCTCGCCGCTGGTCTCAGAAAGTTCGTGCAGTGGTACGTCGGGTATTATGGTGTTCGCTTAGGggtagaaaaggaaaaacacgCAGACTTGGCTTGATTCATCCTTTCCGTGCCCCTCcattcatttattataattatatgtttttttgttgaaacTTGTGAATGGTGCTGGCGGCCCATGTGAGAATGCATAATCATGATTtggtattttaataaaatgctAGTTGCATCCAGCATTATTCTTTGTGCACCCAACACTTAAgatgaaatgacaaaaatatctTTGATCCATAAATCATGTAAATTGATCTATAAaagtcttacggatcaacttgatccgtattgTTTCGTAAAaggtttacggatcaagttgatccgtatcaaccttacggatcaacttgatttgtACGATTTACGGACTATCCTCACACACATTCATCACAAATGCGGAAAAAGTGTAGAGgtaattttggtatttttataaaCTTGTGAATTTCAACAAGTCTGCGTGGTGTGGCACCATTCACAAGTTTCAACAAGTTTTATTAAACTTGTGAATATAAACGTGGTATATAGGTCCAAGGTAATAAAAGCAAGGACAAGAGCAAGTGTATATATGTAATCTATGTGTGAGGTGGTGGAGGGGGAGCTGAGCTGTATTAATGATGGGTGGGCTCTACTTTAAGCTTTTCCAActtattattgtattttcaaaattaagttaaattgtGTATAGACAATAATTATATGACATAGACATGCAATTTTCTTACAATTATATTACTGCCTCACTTCTAAGACAATGATATTTTAAACCTGTGACCCACTAATTCACAAACATttaattgatataaattttaaataaaatattctcaATTTATTAACTCATTTTGTTATAAGCTAATTATCCCATTAgccatcaataacaataaattttactattcatcgactatttttttttatgataaatgtctcttttaattgcatgtattAATTGATCTTTTTAATTATGCTTAAGaatagtatttaaaaaatagtttaaaaagctaaaaagattattgttttgaaaaaaaatagaaagaccaTTTGTTTTAGGAAGGAGGGAGTATTATATGCAATAGTCTGTTTATCATTAAaggaatattaatttttgttacaattttttataagtcgtgttttttttactattttttaaatgaaaaatgaataatttaatacattctcaactttttttatatttagtttaGTGTAGTGAAATTAAGCAcaatttcacctttttttttaa from Glycine soja cultivar W05 chromosome 8, ASM419377v2, whole genome shotgun sequence includes:
- the LOC114422698 gene encoding UDP-glucuronate 4-epimerase 6-like translates to MCVCVVVRRIEKKNVVSKVQPIQISSSPSLSLVSLYMNLLRHVFESPFFLIIASQQLISHVVLVPNKAALKTMASSPDTSKTIKLMRYNSYLRRLNSFKLLKTSFILLLLLYTLSTHHLLLSSAFHGPAWENQVRHSALPRRPHGMSVLVTGAAGFVGSHCSLSLKKRGDGVLGLDNFNSYYDPSLKRARQHLLAKHQILIIEADLNDAPLLAKIFDVVSFSHVLHLAAQAGVRYAMQNPHSYVASNIAGFVTLLEASKNANPQPAIVWASSSSVYGLNDESPFSELHRTDQPASLYAATKKAGEAIAHTYNHIYGLSLTGLRFFTVYGPWGRPDMAYFFFTKSILQRKPIDVYQTHDEREVARDFTYIDDVVKGCLGALDTAEKSTGGVVGKKRGPAQLRVYNLGNTSPVPVGKLVSVLETLLGVKAKKHVIKMPRNGDVPFTHANVSLAWRDLGYKPTTDLAAGLRKFVQWYVGYYGVRLGVEKEKHADLA